The genomic stretch TGAGATCTATACTTGTCTTGACCCACACCAATTAATTTCATGACTCTGCAATGCTTAAAATCGACATCAAGTTGGTCCACGGCGTAAACTGACTTAAATTGCTTTACCAAACACAAGGAAAATAGTTATACAATTTGTACTAATGCTTAATATTTGATTATGTTTAGTGCTTTATAGATCTAAACTGTTAATCCTAACTAAACTTTGTTTGTCAGAAAATGTACTAATCTGCTGCCATTTATCCAATACTCGTAATTAATACATTGTTTTGCTTATGCATTTCAGGTTAGGGTACCTGTAACAGAAAATTGCGTTAGATCAATACATGGACAACAACGTGTCCCAAAATGATTCTTTTGAAGATAAACCGTCTTTGAAAAACTGGAAAACCACCACAGATTCTGATAGAAATGCATCTGGTGGCTTTGACTGCAACATCTGCTTAGAGTGTGTGCAAGATCCAGTAGTCACGTTTTGTGGTCACCTTTACTGCTGGCCTTGTATTTACAAATGGATTCATATACAAACTAGTATCTCTTCCGAATATGAGGAGAAGCAGAAGCCACAATGTCCCGTATGCAAATCAGAACTCTCTCAGTCCTTGCTAGTTCCATTATACGGCCGTGGCCAATCCACCACAAAGTCCGAAGGGAAGGCTCGTCAAGCTGGGATTGCTGTACCTCAAAGACCTTTGGGTCCCAGATCATATAATACTACAACTGTTTCACAACCTTATTATCATCCTCGAAACCCTTCACCAATGTTTAGCACAAGTGGTTCGTCATTGGACAACTCATTTGGAATCTTCGGTGAAATGATATACGCGAGAGTGTTCGGTAACCAGATGGAAAACATGTATACATATCGTAATTCATATAGTTTTCAAGGGAACAATAATCCAAGGATTAGAAGACATTTAATGCAGGTTGATAAATCACTAAGCAGAATATGTTTTTTCCTCCTTTGCTGCTTAGTTTTGTGTCTTCTGTTATTCTGAATAATATTTCATTTTCATATTTAGTTGCAGTACATGTATTTATCCTTGTATATATAGAATGTATTCAGTATTCTGATTCAGCTTGAGAATTTGAGATGTGTAATTGTCGGTGTGGATATAAGAGTATATGAAATATATGTTTGTAACTTTGTATAACTATAATTGGTATTTTAGTTTTTCCCTTTCAGCTTGTTAGGTACTTTGTTCCAACGACAAAAACAAAAGGAGAATAAAGACAAGTTTGTTTTGGCAAAAAGAATCAAGACAAGTTGTTGATTTATGCCATTACATATTTTATTATAAAATGCTTAGATTTAGGATGGCTTTATTTATTGGTAAGGGAAAGGAAGCAACAGACCTATGGCCCATATAAAGGCAGCACTGAGAAGCTATGCCTTATCCATTGCTAGGGATAGGACAAGCTTGTGGTCCATATAATAAATGTGTCAACTTAAATCCATGTGCTGGAAACAAGATATTTAGGAGTGTATTAAATTAGGATTTTAATAAACATTTTAAAGATTATTTTGATATTCCATTAAGGCTAAGTCCATCTTATTGGATTCCACTCAATAAAATAGACATGGTTTAAAGGGATTACTTTTTCCCCCTCACTCACTCCCTAACGTGAAAAGTCACGACTACCCTAACGTTCAGATATGTATTTTTAGACGCATTTTTTTACACAATTTTTAGGACAAACTGATAAGACATCTTTATTTTGTTAAAAATTTAGTCTGGAAATACATCTATGTACAAACCCTTAATTGTTTGGAGATACAACTCAGAAATATGTGATATTAGTTCAAAGCATAAACAACTAGAAACAATGGCAGAATAATGGAAAAACAAGATAAATTAACATCAAAATAAACAATACATAGATAATCGTTAACGTTAACCTAAATTTAACATTACATTTCATTACAAACAGGTGGTTCAGAACGTTGCAACATCCTTATACTATCTGATCTTGCAATCGTCGCATCTACTTCAATCGGACATTTGTTAAGTAACAGTAACAAGTACTCCAAATAAATTTTAAATCCTTATTCGTCTTCAGTTCGAGCATGGTGAACCGTATCTTCCACTCGTTGTCAAACGAGGGTGAACGATACTCGAGTCTGATAACTCTTCGATTTTCTGGATATCGCAAGAGAGTATTTAATTTAGATGTCAGGTCGACTAAAAGTATGTCCTTAGAGACCCTAAATTGAAGTGGGGGATTTGCGCCATTGAAATACACAAGTGCAATATACATAAATGTATTCATTCTAGTTTTAGTAAATAAAATGGAATGAGAGACCTCTATGTATACAAGTTAAAGATCAATTTAGACCTTAGAAACCATATTTTCTCATCAGGatatgtcataccccaaaaattacccatcatttttcctaaaaaaaaaaaaaaaaaaaaaaaaaaaaaaaaaaaaaaaaaaacgaaaaaaaaaaaaaaaaaaaatttaattaattaattaattaaataattaaaataaataaataaataaaatataacaaattagatacgatctagtgtacgactacccctttcatcatcagattcagcctaacggacggctctctcttcaactcagatacgatctagcgtatggtccattctgatcctttatccccaacagcatatgacacactccgactccccagcgaagtcggcagcctaatggatgactcattattcggtctaatgtacgacccagggtggcacccatgtcttcaaattggcctaatgtacggctcgatctgaagctttcgtcatcaaacctcccggatggcatctttaagcccatctccatcaagaccaactgtcgattctcaagtgcaaatttttggggcattctagtgttcaataatcttccacctccagaccacgaatggcatacacgccatcctaactctctcggttcaagaatattgaacaggggcagctgtcataccccaaaaattacccatcatttttcctacaaaaaaaaaaaaaaaaaaaaaaaaaaaaaaaaaaacgaaaaaaaaaagaaaaaaaaatttaattaattaattaattaattaaataaataattaaaataaataaataaataaaatataacaaattattttggacttgggtctccctcattccaagcccattacccacaaaattagtctataaatactgaagtttcagtagaggaaaaaAACGGGGAGTTAGACTtagagtttacactgggagattcactggagaaagaaggaagagaagcaaaacactctgaggtttccttggaacaaaaccttgaggaaaaagaaagagagagaacagagaaggacggatagaaactttggcctaggaaccctgccaaccggagaattcagaataaagaaaccctgaaggcagctcatccgccccgaagccatcgccgcccaattcccgccgcctaactcattccgataccacaagtggtcaatcccttcaaccttgaattggcaaacaggtttgcgtatctctattgtttatactttcaattggccatatctacacatataatgcatcatgattaaatgttgatatataatttgctttcgtatgtgaatttaaatatgcctgaataccctgaatgtttgaccatgctgttcctgtgataaaatgccataaagttcaaggttcctaacatggggctgtttttctcaaaattcaaaatccgtggccgttcgcctggcct from Lathyrus oleraceus cultivar Zhongwan6 chromosome 7, CAAS_Psat_ZW6_1.0, whole genome shotgun sequence encodes the following:
- the LOC127106401 gene encoding E3 ubiquitin-protein ligase RMA1H1, with product MDNNVSQNDSFEDKPSLKNWKTTTDSDRNASGGFDCNICLECVQDPVVTFCGHLYCWPCIYKWIHIQTSISSEYEEKQKPQCPVCKSELSQSLLVPLYGRGQSTTKSEGKARQAGIAVPQRPLGPRSYNTTTVSQPYYHPRNPSPMFSTSGSSLDNSFGIFGEMIYARVFGNQMENMYTYRNSYSFQGNNNPRIRRHLMQVDKSLSRICFFLLCCLVLCLLLF